The window attaaattgCACTCATGTAATCATTGGGAGAGCATATCATTATGTTATAATAATATTATCCAAAGCTTGCGTTGACGATACAGCATTTTGAGTTTGATAGACAGCACTTAAGaggtgttgcattatgggaaatgtagggtCTAATGTTTTTGGAGCCTGACCCATACTAGCAATATGAGTCAGCATATCTTGGCATCTACTGCTTGAATGCTtataatgtgtgtatatatgtgacacacacacacacacacacacacacacacacataaacacacttcATTGAAATCATGCGCTTCTCTGGCTCACTGTGCTTTAGATTTCTGTGCTGCCACCTTCTGGTCACTCTGAATATTTCACTCTGTAATACAGCTGAAGGACAGTGAACTCTGGACCTGTGTTTATTACAGAGATACTGTGCTGGAAGGAGTATCCACATCCTTTACTTACttaaaagtactaataccacactgtgaaaatacttcaCAATGAGTTAAAGTCCTTCATCCAAAACCTTGCTCAAGCAAAAGCATGTAAGTATTAtaagcaaaatgtacttaaagtcTCAAAGGTAAAATAACTCATTCTGCAGAATTAGTGTAGCTGCAGTGCGGTAGTAAAGTATtgtggttcccaacctgaggTTCAGGGCCCGCCGATGAGTCACAACACAAATCTGAGGGGTTGTGAGATGCTAAAAATCTTATAGTGTCTGATATCTAATGTCCTCTAATGTCTTCTAGTGTCTTCTAATGTTTTCTAATGTCTTCTGATGTCTCAGTGTGGATGGACGCAGACGGACAGACACGGAGTCGAGTCCCTTTCATAAAGCTTTATTTCACAGATCCCCTGTAACAGGAGGCCGAGGCAGCCAGGCTCattatacatttacatacactgTCTGTGGCCGGTCCTTACGATGCTCCCCATGTTAAATAACTCAATAATTCAAGacgaaaacaacaaacacacacacactgttcaacttAAGGTAACAATAACAATATCGTAACGACGGTAATAATAACAACCATTGTCAAATATTATGTATTTCCAGGGTCTTATACTGTATTTTCTAAAATTTGTTACACAGTCAGTCATCTTTAAGGTGCACCAAAAAATCTGTATGTGACATTTCAATAAAACTTGACAAATGCTGCACCATAACACGCGGTGAAGACAGAGAAtactttttttatgtttcagatGAGAGGTTTTTTGTCCTCCGGGCAgagttttcctcctcctcctcctcctcctcctcctcgtctttgtCCTCTGTGGCAGATACTGTAGATGTGAATTCAGCGctgttcattgtttgtttggCACACTATGTTTATAAGCCGCTGTGGTGTGGCATGAATCTCATAGCTCAAGCTGAGACATAAGGCGCGTCTCCATGGAAGTGTGGGGACTCACAGGACCTCTGCAGGGAGACAGAACCAGCAGAGAGCAGGTTTGTTACATGTGGAATCAAACATATCTGTTTCTCAAccgtgaggatttgctgcttttcattgtcaTAATCTTCATAATAAAATTTACATCTTTTGGACTTTTggttaaataaaacaaagaatttgATGATGTAAGTTTGAGCTATAGGAAATTATGATGCAcgttttcacagtttttctcacatttcactGACAACACAAATAATCAATACACTAAAGattgatttatatttatattgttaGTTGTGGATCTAAGTTGAGTCTAATGGAAACAATAACTGCTAACTAAGGAATGTAAGATTATTAATAGCTAATCTCGacttgttagcatgttagcattggcaGGTATTTTGTTTGGAATTTGGCTGTTATCTGTCATTGAAGCCTGTCTTTCCTACGACTGCATGACAGcatgtaaatatatatgcatgcatgtttgtgggAATCTATGCATCTCTCTCTTCTATAAACAGcttgtgtgtttacatcagtgAGCTACTCAACACCTTTCCTATGAGGCATGTGTTAAAAGCATGCTGGGGTTTGCAGCGTATCACCACCATCTcctattttcttttgtttttttattatcgTTGCGTTTGTGCAGATGGTTCACATGGGATCAGGAGgattactgtttttttgttcGCTCccacagtggagaaaaaaaccctctgtTGTTAAACACAATACAGACAAAAGAAGATAAAACTATGAActataggaaaaaaaagatcagcGGTTTACATAATTTCTAATGGTCTAATTTCTACATCAAACTGACTTGAGATTTACACTTTAGGTTCCAGGTACAATTAAAGATGACGCAGATTGATGGAGGCCCTCTAAGTGAAagattaatgttttaatttgtcAGACTGACATCTGAGACACCTCTGGTCACATTGTGATGACTCTTGGAGAAATTAATATTACACTTCAAATGCTACATCACCAGTCCACATTGCATAAAGTCTTATTTCTAACTGGCCCAATGAGCCCTGCACCTTGCATGAAAGTGACGTGTTAAACTCATTTGATCTGTGACACTGATTCCCAACTTTAGGGTCAGGACCCTCAAACTGGTGCTGAGATAAATATGAGAAGTCACAAGATGACTCAGTTAAGATTTTTGTGAGAACTTGagtgaaacactgtgaaaggCCTGTGAAAGGCcttcaaatgaaacattatggaaagaaaaaacttcttccttctttttatttatgggaaccaaagcagaaaaagtTGGGAACACTGATTGGTCCTTATGCTTGCATGTGGAGGTCTTGGcatgagacagagaggctttTATGGACTCActgattctaaaataaaataaaaaatgtactgTCTTTAATGTCCAAAATTCCCAAATACGGCTAAAACACTGTTTTAGACTCAGCTGTTTTATCACAGTGTCACCTGGTGTCTCTTCACTGTACCTGCGACATGCTGAGGCTTCATAGGGCCTGTCTTCATCATGAAGGGCTCCCCGCCCTCGAACGCCAGGATCGGCTCGCCGACCAGTCCGCTCTGAGTCTGCGCCGGGCTCCCGCCGCTGTTGTTCAGCTGGATGATCTCCTCGAAGTCGGCTGAGACGCCATTCTGGTGGGCGGCGGGCTGGACGCCGTTTACGACAGGAGCGGACACACTTTGCGACGGGCTGAGGACTGCTGCGGCGGGGCTCTGCAGGCTTCCAGCTGCTGTGcaaagataataaataaaagagatgaTCAGAATTTTTTCAGGCTTATTAACGAAACAGCAGCTCGACTGTTTTGAAGATGTGACTCTTACCCTTGCTGAGCTCTGTGTCTTTGCCGTTGACCTGTGGAGAAGCTTTGATGTCCTTCTGCGATTACAAAGAACAAAGAGTTGATTATTTCAAAACGAGACGAGAGGAAGTCTAGTTTCTTCAAGCCTGTTTAAAAGGAATCACACAAACCTTATCTCCAGCATCGCTTTTCCGAGTCCTCTTCATGATCTCCTCAAGGCGCTGTGCAGATCAGACAGAGAGATATGTGATGTTTGTTAAGGGCGAGGAACCACTGATGAACTCCAGTGTGACTTTCTGAACTCTgaatcttgtttttctcctcaccttcttcctctccagccgctcctgctcctctttctgaaagtgtttctccctctctaGACGCTGACGCTCGGCCTCCTCGCGAGCTTTGGCTTCGGCCTCCTCCCTCTGGAAAAAGACAACGTGAGTATGAAGCTGACAAAATGACACTTCAGCTAACGGAAAAGTCAAACAACCCCCCGTTCACATGTGCAACCACAAGAGAGTTTATGCAAATATTATTTGACACACCACCCGACACCTCAGGTGCCCTTTTGTTGATTCCCACAGCACAACCGTCCACTCACGGCTGAACATGGAAACTACAGTGCAAAAGTCCCGTTTTAGTCCCCAGTATTTTCAGAAGTTGGATTTACTAAAAAGTGTTCACACAAATAttactttacattttcagtAGCGGTGAACTTTTTTGCCCCAAGTTTCATCTTTGCCACATAAAGAGTGTCTTACAGCTGATCTGAGTGATGGAGACCGTTGGGGGATCCTGAGAGGGAGCCCTACAGACACAAATCGCTCTCCTCTGTTTGCGTGTGTAAGAAATAATGACCAAATGTACCTTTATATATTTAGATTTACGGGTATAAATGAGGTGCTTGATtgattgaacacacacacgagtgcaacagtaatgtaaaaacatcagatataataataaaacactgacagggagcattttactgcacagtgaGTACGTTTACTTCTCATACTTGAGGTAAATTGTGCTGATAATACTTAAATATGTTTACTTaagacttttacttgagtattttcacagtgtggtatttcACTCCTTCCACCCCTTGTGTTCAcattgtgtgtgaatgtgctgtgCTGGAGAACAACTGAtgaccaccagggggcagcagatGCTCAGTCTGCTCTGCAGCCTTCAGGCCACGGTTGATATTATGCGAGAAACTCGATTACATGCTTCACTGAGTATTCAGACTCAgcaccaaacaaacagatgtgTTAAAGCCAGCAgcgaaaacaaaaaatatgatgTGAGCATGAATCACATCTGTCAACTGTTGTaacctgctgtttttaaaatctaCAGTTTCACGTAAACTGCTTTTTGGCTGCATCTATTAGTTTTGGATTTAATTGTTGCACATcttaaatattcacacacactttcagacagtTTCCACTGCAGAGTGCACAACACTTGAACTAAAGCTCTAAAATACATGAGGCCACCCTCATCTCAAGCGAGTGAGCTGTCAGGGCAGAACAATGGTCCAATTGAGGGGAGAAGGGGACTCGGGCATAGCCGATAGCTTCAGGCATGGCGTACACTGACGCTGCTTATCCGGCTATCAGCCCGCTGCAGAACCAAGTGTACGAGACGGAGGCAACACAGGCCTGTCACTATCACAATGGTTCCCTCAGCCTCTGCTCATCACCATTATGGAGGTCACCAGCTGGCATCTGCCCGGGCAGACAAGGGGCCTCTGACTAGCAGGGCTCATGCATGACACACATCGTCCGTGACAGCAGCACATATTCTCCTCCTTTAATCTGCCCAGATGCCAGACAGTCAGGGGGTGAGCGAGTCAGACCAGGGCCTGATGTTTGGGCTCACTTTCTGTTACACCACCCCTCTCCCACCAGACAGCTCAGGCATCCTCATATGCATTAATCTGCCCAGATGGCAAATGGGCTTTCTGCTGGTGGGGATCACAGGGATTCATGTTGGTTAATGGAAATTAGAGAGTTCAGtgtgtacagtatttacagttcACAAGGAATGATGGTGTGTTTGGTGAAGTGTCGGGCCTGGTAGAAGAGAGAGTTTAGTGCAGGGTTGAGGGTTCGATTTTAAGATCAAGAGTGTATTCAAGGAGTTCagtaaaattattttaatgtaatACTTCAGTgaaaccaaccaatcaacattTACTGATCCAAATtacatacaaccctgattctaaaaaagttgttaaacagaattcaatcattCGCAGcaaaactgtttactgacaaaggTTTAACAAAGTCTTCCTGAGCCCAggtagtaacatcctttatctAATCATgcgttcacaaagtggtgaacctctctccatcctcgcttgaaccactgagcctttccaggatgcccctttcaaccccaatcatgatactatcactcctgtcccaacttgattgaaatgtgttggtgcatcaaattcagaataagcagatatttacagaaatcaatgaagctgatgaggtcaaacattaaatatatttctttaGAGTGAGTGAGGGATTATGTTTATTACTGATCTTATTGAGTCAAAAGATGCCTCGCAGGCTAAAAGGCTAAAAGTAAAACACCACGACGACACTGACctgtctctgcagcctctcGTTCTCCTCCTGCTCGGCTTTGGCTCTCTCCTgcgcctccttctcctcctgagCTCTCTGGTTTTCGTCCCTCAGACGCTGCTGCTCGGCCATGAATcgagcctcctcctctctgcgcttcctctcctccgcctcccgCGCCATCGCCTCCTCCCGAAGCAGcctgaaaaaacacattgtagTTACAGTACTGAACATGCTCGTGTCATGTATTTGCATGAATATCACAGTGTTTGTAAACTCTGATAAGATTATATGACGGATAACAAGGTGCTGacacagcatcaacaacagACTGACCTGTTCTTGTGCTCCTGCTCCTGAcgctcctgctcctctctctcccgctgCTCTCGGGCTTGTCTGCGTTTCTCTGCCAGCGCACGAGCAGCCTCCTCCGGGTCGTTGGTGCCGGCTGACGGCCTGCTGGCCGGTGCAGCTGGAGCGGCGGAGGCGGCCGCGGCGGCAGGCGTAGCAGAAGGAGCGGGATTACTGGcggaggctgcagcaggagaaacGGCCGAGGCGGCCGGCTCTACGTTTGGCACAGCTGGAGAGGCCGCTGATACAACCAGTGGGCTGAGAGAAGGAGGTGTGAGCGGTGCAGAGGACACCACGATGGCAGGAACATTACTGGAGCCTGTGAGAGcgaagacaaagagacaaaaacacaatcatATGGCAGCCTTAACAGGAACTTAATAAAAATATCTGACGAATAAGATGAGGACAAGTCACCACCTGATAAATTATATCACCGAGCTGTGATTCAACACTTATGTTAAAAATTTAAAGCACGTCCAGATGAACGCATTGGGAGGGCGCCAAATGCACTTTTGGCAATTTCGCATCCATGCCTGCCAACAGTTTGGGAATCATGTTCAAGGTTTTCCCCGGAGGATGCTCACTGTTGTCTGGGACGTGCCAAGTTTCAAACATGAATACAGCAGCTCAAATATGCTGCTAAGAACAGATGATGTCTATTAGGTTGAATTCACTTTTCTGCACATGTTGAAGAGCCTATTTGTGTGCGATTTTACTTGACATCACACTGATCCATCTGCAGTTAAATACATGCAgtcataataaaacactgtcTTGTTgtatcttttcatttctgttttgtattcatttagATCCAGGTCTTGGCAAATCACATACTTTTTCTTTTAGCGTCAAATTTTCACTTTCGCGGACTGTGACGGCTATATGAGCAAGAGGGTCAAAGTTCAAGGCACAATGTTATGATGTAGTAGTATGTCCCAGTTGTATGCATGCTGCAGGCAACAATACATAATGTAAGGGCAGCTGCAgtacaaataaaagtaaaaagaaaaagcatgcAATTTGTAACATAGCCCTGGTTGCACGTAGACGCTGATCTGACTGGACGGCCCTCATGGAACTGTGTGAACAGCTTTCAACATCTGCAACAGTTGATTTGCAGCAGAAACTGTGTAGAACAATTCATCAAAAAGACGACAAGTTTAAGCACAGAGGCCTCTGTTGTTATGTTACAGCAGCCTGGTGCTGGTTGACATAATGTAACCAGTGTGATTGTGGCACATCACAACAGATAGAGGCTGCAGGTGGACCACAGTAAAGGCCGGTcagtgaggacacacacacacacacacacacacacacacacacacacacacacacacgctgctttTACTCTACAACGTGAATGCCGGCCAAAACCTCAATGTCACCTTGAAGCCTGGATATCATCTCCATGGTAACCACActcactctttttctcctctgggGTGTCTGGCTGCTGGGGTTCATGGCCCGTTTCCACGGTGACCGCAGTGACCGTCTGGGGCTGCACCCTGGCGGGCGTCTGGGCCCGTTTGGGTCTGGTCTTGGTGCCAGGGGGAGGTGTCTTCTTGCCCGTGGGCGTCTTGGAGGCCGCTGCAGGCACCAAGGGGGACAAGGGCCGGCTTTTGGGGGCGGCGGGTGAAGGAGGTCTGTTTTTGGGCTTCGGGGTGCTGATGAGAAGAGAGAAGATGGCAGCGGAGGTGAAATACGAGCAGGAGAAAGAGTCACGAGATGAGATTTCATTGCAGTGAGAGAAAAGGTAATGAGGCTCCCAATGCGCTACATAAAGCTCCTAACTAGGCCAAGTGGAAGATATGAGTGACTCCATCTGAAACTCTGCATTCGGTCGCCATGATTCTTTGGCTGTCGGGGGGTGTAACATGAGAGGAGGGGATGCAGGGAGCCAtctttctcccctctttcaGTCTGAGAGCTCCTCACTCTGCTGTACAGAGTGCAGTCTGGCCCTCAGCCCCGACTGAAAGGTGTCCAGCAGAGTCTCTTTTAGTAGTTAGCTTGTAACACCTTGGACCATCTGTCAGACATTAACCTGCTCCAAGGATtaagcacatgaacacatgatCCCTCAGCCTCCCTCCTACATCAACTCAATACAgaattaatttaacatttttaaaaatacagattgTATGGTGCATATACGGCAGAAGGCAGTTTATCTGTGCTTCCAGACCATACCTGGTCTCTGGCCTGGATCTCTGGGTCATGGTGGTGGGTGAtgttgtctgtctcttcctctgcactTTCTCTTTTGTGAGAGCGTTCTTCTCTTTTTCgttctccctctccttgtccttcttctctttcttctttttgtccaCCTTTAAAGACAGATACCAATCACCAGTTATGACCACAGACTAAGGCTGACACATCCGCTTTAGATAAAGGCCTTTTGCTAAATCTCCATATCGTCACCTAAAAGCATTATAGAGGCTCCTCATGAATCATATTATAAAACCAGCAGAAGCAATCTTCAAGCCTACCACggcagtttatttatttatacacaGGCTATCCTTGtataataaagtttattattattctatttatatgtattattattagtttattCTTATGATtcttagtattattattattattccagatgtttttccagatgttaagatgtttatcctggatagcttagttctttatttttaattcactatttttatctatctatctatctatctatctatctatctatctatctatctatctatctatctatctatctatctatctatctattttaCGATTGAACTGTGAAGCTCTAGTAAAATTACTTTGAAACCTGCATTTAGTTATAAAattatataaacacaaaattggGATATTATCATGTAAAGCTGGTGAACATTCTTTGCTTATTCACACACCCAGCACAAAGCAACATAATCATTCATTTGGGGTCTTGTTCAGGCAACCTGGTGAAagtaagtccaatatttgctCTTCCTTTAGCTaatttttggtctccaccaactcatCAGGGAAATATCCGGCTCTTTAGATGCTACATGCTCTGCTATGTTCACCAGgtagttgctaactgtgtctgtctgctgtttggtgtttaGTAGGTAATGTACAGCAGGTATTTTTAGCTTTGCCATCATAAACAATGCTgctgagagcagtgagagtgaaccaaaacagtaaagttttgtcaaaccaaaacaaaaagctgaaagatgctaaaaaggCTCCACAGACCTAGAGGGGAACTACAGAACCGGGTGATAATCTTCTATGGATTTGTCACTGCGagcgacacctttcacattgcacacagtcatttaatcaacatctaaccctaaccctaaccctaaccctcaaaTGAAAGAATGATGTGCTTCCAAAATAGCTAAATCCTAATCCCCATATTAAAAGATCCATAGTGAAAACAGTGCATATATTCACAGTTGGTTTGGGTATATTTGTGCATCTGTGCTTACCGGTGTGGAGTTTCGTCGGCGCTGGCGCTGGGTGATGTCCGGCGTGCTGGCGGAGGAGACCCTCCAGCGCTCGGCGGCGTTCTGGTGCGGGTGGTGATGGGAGCAGGCGTTCAGCGGGCTGGCGGAGGCTGAACGGGAGCAGTGGTGAGAGTCTGAGTGACACATGCAGAGAGCGGCAGCAGGGCCGAGGTCAGGgccccagcacacacacacgcacacacgcacacacgcacacacgcacacacacacgcacgcacgcacgcacgcacgcacacacacacacacacacacacacatcatgcagagtgataataaaaaaaatctcagcgAGGCCACACGGTCAACGCAACACGCCACAAGACAACGACTGACATCGAGCAGAGAGGTAGAGTAATGACGGCTGAGGAGGAGGCGacttatttcactgtttgtttcttATTCATTGTTATAAGTTATTTCTAAGTtaaaatatttgctggttccagcttctcaaatgtgagattTTGCAGTTATATATGGCTgttttgggttttagactgctgttgttgttgttgttgttttttctacattttgacatttttggactgagcatttaatcaattaattcaGCAAATAACTGACAGATTAACTGATATTGAAGATAGTGGTTAGGTGCAGCCTTACCAAACCAAACGTCACCACAGGGTTTTATCTATTATATGAATACATACATACTAGACTGAAACAActtatttaaaatgcaaaaatacaaaatatttgcCAATTCCAGTTTCTTAAATGTGAGATTTTGCTCCTTTTAGCTTTTTCATAACATTGTAAGTTAaatttttgtggtttttggattgttggttgaacatacagtacaagcaatctgaagatgGGAAACTGGAGTGTGGAATTTTCCATACTTTCTTACATTTTTAGACTTAACAATTAATCTAACAAACAATTCACAGATTTATCCATATTGACAATAATTATTGTTGAGAAAACAGTCTGACCACAACGTCTATTTCCATTTTGTTCTGCACATTTAAAAGACTTCAAAGCTGACGAACAGTCCGGGGAGGTGCTCAGAAAAATGGAAGTTTGAACATCAGCTGATGAAGGTCAGGTGatgtgattgaaagctccagaacagccacTACATGAACCCTGCTGTGAGATTATTTTCTAAACTGCTGTTTGCAAGGTCAAGGATGACAATACCCATTAGTTGCAGCCTCCTCTTTCAATCAAACAAAACATCCCCACTGACTTTTATACAAGAGATAAAaagcaagacagagaggggaaacaaaAACCACTAAAGGTGGCCAAAGCGGATTATGGGTACATTGAGAGAAAGATCTAGATGTGGTCTCACACTCACGAGAGTCGCTGTTGTTGAGGAGGGTGGCGGCGCTGCGACTGCGGGCCAGGAAGGACAGCGTCGGCGTCATGAGCCGCTCCACGATCCGGCTCTCCCACGGGCTCAGACGCAGGCTGCGGGCTGACACAAGAGGGCGCCGTCAGTGTCGGGTTACTGTCAGAGCACACAGGCACTCACAGGTACTCAAGACACCCTCATATCTCCTGCATACACGTATACTGCCGCACAggtgcacactcacactgcaggaGGTGTACAACTCCTCACTGATGACActgcagcacttcctgtctcccctcactcacacacacacacacacacacacacacacacacacacacacacacacacacacacaccagtaacACAATCTGCCTCTGCATTCATGTGCTGCTGGAAACATCATAGACACTACATTCCTAAAAGTagtgtgatgaagatgaaaagtCTTCCAGGGTTTAACTAAACTGCACAGGAATAAAATGCAGGATTATTCAGATCTTTCCACCAGCACGTCAATGCTCACTCAAGTATAGAATCGTCTCTCAGAGGCACGGGGAGCATCAATAATCTCATTGGCTGATTTAGACATCAGGAGGCGGAGTCAAGACACCACTGTTTTTCTGAAGTGAGCTAACAGGCAACTTTGatattcaaaaataaatgataagaactctgtttttcttccatttttgaTGACACTCATTATACAGCGAGGTTAGCAGGAAAGCTAGCTAGCCTATATAAAGTAGTATTTAACTTGCTACAGGCCAGCAGGGCTAGTTTGACCatggacagctgtgtttacCAAGTTCATGAGAGGAGTCTATTTGAACGATCCATTGATGTGGTCACGACTTCATAAGAAGAAATTTTCTGACGTTTTTTGGAACAAGGTGACGTCAGTTTATAAGGTCACCGAACAAAAGTGCTCTTATTACTCAAACCACTCGAAGCATAATTTTTACGTGACTTACTGAAAAGACCAACATCAAAAGTTCTATTTTAAGGTATCTGAAGACCACACCGAGCATGAGTCTTACAGGGAAGCTTAactttgttgcagcagttgGATTTTTTGGCTTTAGCCAGTCATTTTATCGGTTATGATAACATTATAAAAAGTAATTGTTGAGATCTGAGGACATGGCAGCATGACTGAAAAAAGctccaacaaacacaaacagtcagagGATCTTACAGGTAGTAAACAAGCACATGTTAGCCACATTAGCTTCCATTTTATATGCACCCATAATGCTACTAATAATCCCTTATTGCACAGGAAAACGGTGATTTTGTAGGTCAAGGTTGAACCACACTGTGCACTGCGATGGATTTTTGGGGTAAAAATGTTACAGgttggattttgttttctcttccaaatttgtttttgctgaaaacctgtctgatcatctgactctctctgtttctctccaacGTTGGACCCATTTTCAGCTATGTTGTTCCCCAGATCTCCACAGTTAACTTGGTGATATGCTGCTGTCAGATATAACCACAATAAACCCTAGTTTTCCTTTAAGAAAGCTATTTATCAAGCTTCACACAGCGAGGTTTAACTCATCCAGTGAGATTATTACTGTGACCAGGACGTCTTTGTATAACTCAAACTCCAGTCTGCCGATCAGACAGACAAGATacagaaaagtcaaacatgATGAATGACTGCACGTCAGCGTACATGTTACACACAGTACCATTAGACAACAACACACGGAGGAGCAAACCCAAGTTAATTTCCATTACTTACCGCtcagaaacacatcacacaAGAAGCCAGTGTGGCTGTTTACTTGACCCCACTCAAACCCAAAGCAGTGCAAA of the Chelmon rostratus isolate fCheRos1 chromosome 16, fCheRos1.pri, whole genome shotgun sequence genome contains:
- the LOC121619896 gene encoding MAP7 domain-containing protein 1-like isoform X2 — its product is METMDYKELGHHFEEKLTLTDKSLPLQPQSIQNGDKSLDPLTSDDSAITDLSPKTNSSLQTETPTKTDASSKTDARPSTPGNSTSPQPKKDSMSSEQRQKLAKERREERARYIAAKKAQWLEKEEKARRLRESQLEDRRRKLEEQRLKAEKRRALLEEKQRQKLEKNKERYEAAIKRSTKKTWAEIRQQRWSWAGGLNQTSRRESRCSASTVNLPRQVDPVINNRLSKSSATLWNSPNRTRSLRLSPWESRIVERLMTPTLSFLARSRSAATLLNNSDSHSHHCSRSASASPLNACSHHHPHQNAAERWRVSSASTPDITQRQRRRNSTPVDKKKKEKKDKERENEKEKNALTKEKVQRKRQTTSPTTMTQRSRPETSTPKPKNRPPSPAAPKSRPLSPLVPAAASKTPTGKKTPPPGTKTRPKRAQTPARVQPQTVTAVTVETGHEPQQPDTPEEKKSSSNVPAIVVSSAPLTPPSLSPLVVSAASPAVPNVEPAASAVSPAAASASNPAPSATPAAAAASAAPAAPASRPSAGTNDPEEAARALAEKRRQAREQREREEQERQEQEHKNRLLREEAMAREAEERKRREEEARFMAEQQRLRDENQRAQEEKEAQERAKAEQEENERLQRQREEAEAKAREEAERQRLEREKHFQKEEQERLERKKRLEEIMKRTRKSDAGDKKDIKASPQVNGKDTELSKAGSLQSPAAAVLSPSQSVSAPVVNGVQPAAHQNGVSADFEEIIQLNNSGGSPAQTQSGLVGEPILAFEGGEPFMMKTGPMKPQHVAEVL
- the LOC121619896 gene encoding MAP7 domain-containing protein 1-like isoform X1, with translation METMDYKELGHHFEEKLTLTDKSLPLQPQSIQNGDKSLDPLTSDDSAITDLSPKTNSSLQTETPTKTDASSKTDARPSTPGNSTSPQPKKDSMSSEQRQKLAKERREERARYIAAKKAQWLEKEEKARRLRESQLEDRRRKLEEQRLKAEKRRALLEEKQRQKLEKNKERYEAAIKRSTKKTWAEIRQQRWSWAGGLNQTSRRESRCSASTVNLPRQVDPVINNRLSKSSATLWNSPNRTRSLRLSPWESRIVERLMTPTLSFLARSRSAATLLNNSDSHSHHCSRSASASPLNACSHHHPHQNAAERWRVSSASTPDITQRQRRRNSTPVDKKKKEKKDKERENEKEKNALTKEKVQRKRQTTSPTTMTQRSRPETSTPKPKNRPPSPAAPKSRPLSPLVPAAASKTPTGKKTPPPGTKTRPKRAQTPARVQPQTVTAVTVETGHEPQQPDTPEEKKSSSNVPAIVVSSAPLTPPSLSPLVVSAASPAVPNVEPAASAVSPAAASASNPAPSATPAAAAASAAPAAPASRPSAGTNDPEEAARALAEKRRQAREQREREEQERQEQEHKNRLLREEAMAREAEERKRREEEARFMAEQQRLRDENQRAQEEKEAQERAKAEQEENERLQRQREEAEAKAREEAERQRLEREKHFQKEEQERLERKKRLEEIMKRTRKSDAGDKKDIKASPQVNGKDTELSKAAGSLQSPAAAVLSPSQSVSAPVVNGVQPAAHQNGVSADFEEIIQLNNSGGSPAQTQSGLVGEPILAFEGGEPFMMKTGPMKPQHVAEVL